Proteins encoded together in one Panthera uncia isolate 11264 chromosome A2, Puncia_PCG_1.0, whole genome shotgun sequence window:
- the LOC125929297 gene encoding putative serine protease 46 produces the protein MACGPGDLQSLTSPFSSAKLGNSLFSEEPWFQACGHTNIACKMVKGKLVEVGKWPWQVSILFLGAYICSGSLIHHQWVLTAAHCLERSKDPKKYSVRVGVQQVSGNGTWLLLTRIVIHEDFHNLLSQDIALLKLRDPICWSPLIQPVCLPNTKFKLSLGTMCWVIGWGHKNEQETSSTPYRLQEVAVRIISNGICRQQYQFLFLKKEKKFIGKDMLCASSELGMDSCQANSGSPLVCQVNNSWIQVGVVSWSFLCNRRRFPSIYTSTPHFTYWIQKQISDMRFISRASAAFLSPVTGHILLVSLGSMWLL, from the exons ATGGCATGTGGGCCAGGAGATCTTCAGAGCCTCacatctccattttcttctgccAAACTTGGAAATTCCCTCTTTTCAGAAG AGCCCTGGTTCCAGGCCTGTGGTCACACCAACATCGCCTGCAAGATGGTGAAGGGGAAGCTGGTAGAGGTAGGCAAGTGGCCATGGCAGGTGAGCATCCTGTTTCTGGGCGCGTACATCTGCAGCGGCTCCCTCATCCACCATCAGTGGGTCCTCACGGCCGCACACTGCCTAGAGAG ATCCAAGGACCCCAAAAAGTACTCCGTGAGGGTGGGAGTCCAGCAGGTCTCAGGAAACGGCACTTGGCTCCTGCTCACTCGCATCGTGATCCACGAGGATTTCCACAACCTCCTATCCCAGGACATTGCCCTCCTGAAGCTGAGGGACCCCATCTGCTGGTCCCCCCTCATCCAGCCTGTCTGCCTACCCAACACCAAATTCAAGCTCTCGCTCGGGACCATGTGCTGGGTGATCGGGTGGGGACATAAAAATGAACAAG aAACCTCAAGTACCCCCTACCGTCTTCAGGAGGTGGCTGTCAGGATTATTAGCAACGGTATCTGCCGTCAGCAGTACCAGTTTCTCTtcttgaagaaagagaagaagttCATTGGGAAGGACATGCTGTGTGCCTCCTCAGAATTGGGCATGGACTCTTGTCAG gCTAACTCTGGCAGCCCCCTCGTGTGTCAGGTGAACAACTCCTGGATCCAGGTGGGGGTGGTGAGCTGGAGCTTTCTCTGCAACCGGCGACGCTTCCCAAGCATCTATACCAGCACCCCCCACTTCACCTACTGGATCCAGAAGCAGATCAGTGACATGAGGTTCATCAGCAGGGCCAGCGCTGCCTTCCTGAGCCCGGTCACTGGCCACATCCTGCTGGTGTCCTTGGGCTCCATGTGGCTCCTGTGA